A region of Lepeophtheirus salmonis chromosome 13, UVic_Lsal_1.4, whole genome shotgun sequence DNA encodes the following proteins:
- the Sur gene encoding ATP-binding cassette sub-family C member Sur gives MSEEEPPIDESLTLCLSQIQRFYYYSILLKEETEKKYSNCVLEFTQISTNTLFCYIVTMIQVYLMISNSSKNSARSANGSGGICFGLEGINNGPIHARYVSHHFISAIYIFQFIVALFSAVEVVCFWSKTNIFMAVSFVDSFLFIVSIIASGAYFVSVEKRHLRYSIPLFLHYGANTLIQGFCLLENSDFRYIRTWCAFLLSTSYGLQFIFGFIGIIQRLYLRLVSNMDGPVYSKRPVIPQSHVYLYNEASSFSRLTFWWLNPILTQGYRAPLEIDDLHKLPKEERTKKYFQKLKTLLSRDKSSILWECITMNWSFVILGGLFRLFADILGYACALSINIIVNSIAAENENASLHLISNVTINPLKDTRYYDSFFVSELFFDPRVVSIVIFLAALGQGALSQTSNHLLTVSGIRAKNALHVLLYEKSLKLPVGSSNPMQIHRKINLKPVNDEGKGCMGGSCSLDEDYSNEGNIDIGFITNLASEDIINIRELIWNVHYIWSLPLKILVLLFLLYDQLGISGVSGAILGTCVILPLQVLTGKLMSENNKLILCSQDNRLFKSTETLASMKTVKLATMEEWALKRIRCARTKELIFLRRDSFLWSFMAFLASISTTLVTTLTLGLFVLLEDHNFTAADLFTSMALLSQLTVCLSVVPVTVPIFIKGKVSTQRLAEFLNRAEVSIYKQNNKLNKHCTYFDDRKDDDEEEEEEEEESEIFIQRAKRLPETCFTVENGTFAWPKCETNVLQSINLEIKTGSLTIVIGPSGSGKTALISSLIEEMDRITGSVKWNVPDTVALLGQRPWLLNTTIKDNILLGRPFKEKRYKKVIAACDLQTDIDLLPHGDDTEIGERGVLLSGGQRQRLAIARCLYSKSYCTFMDAPFSSLDSKITSHVFEEGVLKILLKRRRTVFLTTERLDFLHRADHIVALKDGMIKAQGTIQDVTRLCPELLSTKLSKNRLSRISDDNKGLVEGKTAQERWKLLRNVTKLGIKVKNKNTPKKKSQLQLNKSDDNFPLEISPVNSLLIRRHRSHSGGTSSGSSGGSFLFGKSLSQLPSSASSCKLYRSHLRIDSRSQSNLTHDLLLPSDEYIDYSLTEEEPSFCRVKKLSKINNGNNLFARTLSWNTNSKELSVSTSSSMNRSVVRRAKTPPNRPSNHAGEFQRMRSFIVNTNKNINLTSNRNAGGRSSLHRDSMVLSNLMPMHSNSEPEGFITDTVAPLKRRSIVLEPPHNRVMRLTSNSSQISSISGFSDDFFDEEEDEEGLVYKSQGGQSHENREYGSIDIGVLTVYFKAGGIFLAGFFVILSFVLQSVKVYMDFLLRDWSMEEKNSDKLIAYFSFYGSLSVIVILISCVANLIGQLIGARARTKLHNDMIQNIMYCPLELFEAFPIGRIINRISHDIFIVDQKIPPCIQRLIMLSFVCIAALAVNSIQSPVFLIFALPMISIYWWLQHFYRRSSRELQRLDSITRAPVLSHFSDTLSGLITVRAFGEQTRFINELCEKVDTNTSAFLILQSGCRWLGVYLDAAGAIFVFLSILVNLFFPRKGREVTSSASIGLSVNYSLLVPIYLAWVVKFAANIENYMNAVERVLEYTHFPSEEEDFSEFQAVHASSMNSSRRSFLLRGRGKHDEIEEDVRVSGDFLQNDSEGLIIRFNSVCLAPSFEYRRLPGIQQGFSLEIPYRQKVGICGRSGSGKSTLLMGIVRLSRVLQGSITINGININAIPLSRLRKFVITIPQDAVLFSGTIRSNLDPENDFSDELIWSTLDKADCGKTVRNFPDGLDTCVTENGDNFSLGQRQELNIVKALLRRPRVVILDESTSALDPNREVALHNTLLEAFEDSTLISVAHRLSNIVEYERVLVMGEGRILEDGNPKELLKKPMGFFSALWRAAGEKPLS, from the coding sequence ATGTCTGAGGAAGAGCCACCCATTGATGAATCCCTGACACTATGTTTGAGCCAAATACAACgattttattattactctatTCTCCTCAAAGAGGAGACGGAGAAAAAGTACTCCAATTGTGTCCTGGAGTTTACTCAAATATCCACCAATACCCTTTTTTGCTATATTGTCACAATGATACAAGTATATCTCATGATCAGCAACTCCTCCAAGAACTCTGCTCGAAGTGCAAACGGCTCCGGAGGAATCTGTTTTGGTCTTGAAGGAATCAACAACGGCCCAATTCATGCTCGCTATGTATCCCATCATTTTATTTCtgccatttatatttttcagttCATTGTGGCTCTCTTTTCCGCAGTGGAAGTTGTTTGTTTCTGGtcgaaaacaaatatttttatggcgGTCTCATTTGTTgactcatttttattcattgtgtCTATCATAGCAAGTGGAGCTTATTTTGTATCCGTTGAGAAAAGGCATCTTCGCTATtctattcctttatttttgcattatgGCGCAAATACCTTGATCCAAGGGTTCTGCCTACTTGAAAATAGTGATTTTCGATACATTCGTACTTGGTGTGCCTTCCTTCTCTCAACGTCTTATGGACTTCAGTTCATCTTTGGGTTCATTGGAATCATACAAAGACTATACTTGAGATTAGTTTCAAACATGGACGGACCAGTCTACTCGAAAAGACCAGTTATTCCCCAAAGCCACgtctatttatataatgaagCTTCTTCATTCAGTAGGCTCACTTTTTGGTGGCTTAATCCCATACTTACCCAAGGATATAGAGCTCCGCTTGAGATTGATGACCTTCACAAATTACCCAAGGAAGAGCGaaccaaaaagtattttcaaaagttaaaaactcTATTGAGCAGAGATAAATCCTCTATTTTGTGGGAATGTATTACAATGAATTGGTCATTTGTTATCCTTGGAGGATTATTTCGTCTATTTGCAGATATTTTGGGATATGCCTGTGCTCTAAGCATAAATATCATAGTCAATTCAATTGCTGCAGAGAATGAAAATGCAAGTCTACATTTAATCAGCAATGTCACAATCAACCCTTTAAAAGATACTCGATATTATGATTCCTTTTTTGTCTCTGAGCTATTTTTTGATCCACGCGTAGTGTCCATTGTTATATTCCTTGCTGCTCTGGGCCAAGGTGCCCTTTCACAGACTTCAAATCACCTTTTAACAGTTTCAGGGATTAGGGCAAAGAATGCTCTTCATGtgcttttatatgaaaaatctCTTAAACTCCCTGTTGGCTCCTCCAATCCCATGCAAATCCAtcgtaaaataaatttgaaacctGTCAATGATGAAGGTAAGGGCTGCATGGGTGGTAGTTGCTCTCTGGATGAGGACTACAGCAACGAGGGAAATATTGACATTGGCTTCATTACAAATTTAGCATCAGAggatatcattaatattagaGAGCTTATTTGGAATGTTCATTATATTTGGTCATTGCCTCTCAAGATACTTGTTCTTCTTTTCCTACTATATGATCAGTTAGGTATATCCGGAGTTAGTGGAGCTATACTGGGAACATGCGTTATTTTACCACTCCAAGTTCTCACTGGAAAACTCATGTCAGAGAATAATAAGCTTATACTTTGCAGCCAAGACAATAGACTATTCAAGTCAACTGAAACTCTGGCTTCAATGAAAACGGTTAAACTAGCTACGATGGAGGAATGGGCTTTGAAACGTATTCGTTGTGCTAGAACAAaggaactaatttttttgagaagagaTTCCTTTCTATGGTCATTTATGGCATTTCTTGCGTCCATTTCAACCACACTCGTCACGACTCTCACCCTAGGACTCTTTGTTCTATTAGAGGACCATAACTTCACGGCAGCAGACCTCTTTACATCTATGGCTCTATTGAGTCAATTAACCGTATGCCTCTCGGTAGTACCAGTTACAGttccaatatttattaaggGAAAAGTCTCAACTCAGAGACTCGCCGAGTTTTTGAACCGAGCTGAGGTTTCTATCTACAagcaaaataacaaattgaataaacattgtacatattttgatgacCGGAaggatgatgatgaagaagaggaagaggaagaagaagagagTGAGATCTTTATCCAGAGAGCGAAAAGGCTTCCAGAAACATGTTTCACAGTTGAAAATGGAACATTTGCATGGCCCAAATGTGAAACAAATGTTTTGCAATCCATTAATCTTGAGATAAAGACGGGTTCCTTAACTATTGTCATAGGACCGTCCGGCTCTGGGAAGACAGCGCTAATATCCTCCCTTATTGAAGAAATGGATAGAATCACTGGTTCTGTAAAGTGGAATGTTCCAGACACTGTTGCTCTTCTTGGACAAAGACCTTGGCTTTTGAACACGACCATAAAAGATAACATTTTATTGGGGAGAcctttcaaagaaaaaagatacaaaaaggTCATTGCTGCCTGTGATCTTCAAACTGATATTGATTTACTTCCTCATGGTGATGATACAGAGATAGGTGAAAGAGGTGTTCTTCTCTCTGGTGGACAACGGCAGAGACTGGCCATAGCAAGATGTCTATATTCTAAATCTTACTGTACATTTATGGATGCTCCTTTCAGCTCCCTTGATTCTAAAATAACATCTCATGTCTTCGAAGAAGGAGTCTTGAAAATTCTACTCAAAAGACGTAGAACTGTATTTTTAACGACAGAAAGACTAGATTTTCTTCATCGAGCAGATCATATTGTTGCTCTAAAGGATGGAATGATAAAGGCTCAAGGAACTATTCAAGATGTCACTCGTTTATGTCCAGAGCTTTTGAGTACAAAGTTGTCGAAAAATAGACTATCTCGAATTAGTGATGACAATAAGGGTCTTGTTGAAGGGAAAACAGCTCAGGAGAGATGGAAATTACTTCGCAATGTCACAAAACTAGGGATCAAGGTAAAGAACAAAAACACAcctaaaaaaaagagtcaactGCAATTGAATAAATCCGATGACAATTTCCCTCTTGAAATATCTCCAGTCAATAGTCTTCTCATACGAAGACATCGATCTCATTCCGGTGGTACATCATCCGGATCAAGTGGAGGTTCCTTCCTCTTTGGAAAGTCATTGTCTCAACTACCTTCCTCAGCTTCTTCGTGTAAACTCTATAGAAGCCATTTACGAATTGATAGTCGATCTCAATCCAATCTAACTCACGATTTATTACTCCCATCTGATGAATACATCGACTATTCTTTAACAGAGGAAGAGCCCTCATTTTGTAGAGtaaagaaattatcaaaaataaataatggaaataatttatttgctcGTACTTTATCATGGAATACCAACTCAAAGGAACTCTCAGTATCTACCTCTTCATCTATGAATCGATCTGTAGTTCGGAGAGCTAAAACACCTCCAAATCGTCCATCCAATCATGCTGGAGAATTTCAGAGAATGAGAAGCTTCATTGtgaatactaataaaaatattaatttgactAGCAATCGTAATGCTGGAGGAAGGTCCTCGTTGCATCGGGACTCTATGGTGTTAAGCAATTTGATGCCTATGCACAGTAATTCGGAACCTGAAGGATTTATTACTGATACAGTGGCACCTCTTAAAAGGAGAAGTATAGTCCTCGAGCCCCCACATAATCGAGTCATGAGACTTACctccaattcttcccaaatttCATCCATTTCAGGATTTTCAGATGACTTCTTCGATGAGGAAGAGGATGAGGAGGGTCTGGTGTACAAGTCACAGGGGGGCCAGTCCCATGAAAACAGAGAATATGGATCAATTGATATTGGTGTTCTTACCGTTTACTTCAAAGCAGGAGGGATTTTTTTGGCAGgattttttgtgattttgtcTTTTGTTCTGCAGTCAGTTAAAGTGTACATGGATTTCCTTCTCAGAGATTGGTccatggaagaaaaaaattctgacaAGCTCATTGCCTACTTTTCCTTCTATGGCTCTCTCTCCGTGATTGTTATTCTCATATCTTGCGTTGCTAACCTGATTGGTCAGCTAATAGGAGCACGAGCACGAACAAAGTTGCATAATGATATGATACAAAACATTATGTACTGCCCTCTTGAGCTGTTTGAGGCTTTTCCCATTGGAAGGATCATTAATCGTATTTCTCATGATATTTTCATAGTGGATCAAAAAATCCCTCCCTGCATTCAAAGATTGATTATGCTGAGTTTTGTATGCATCGCTGCACTGGCTGTCAATTCTATTCAAAGCCCTGTGTTTCTTATATTTGCCTTGCCCATGATATCCATCTATTGGTGGCTTCAGCACTTTTATAGACGCTCATCCAGAGAACTTCAAAGATTGGATAGTATTACTCGAGCACCAGTTCTGTCCCACTTTTCAGACACACTAAGTGGGCTCATCACTGTTAGGGCCTTTGGTGAACAAACCCGTTTTATCAACGAACTATGCGAAAAAGTTGATACGAATACTTCAGCGTTTCTCATACTTCAAAGTGGTTGTAGATGGCTAGGAGTTTATTTGGATGCAGCTGGAGCAATTTTCGTGTTTCTCTCCATTCTTGTAAACCTATTCTTTCCACGCAAGGGAAGAGAAGTAACTTCATCTGCCTCAATTGGATTGAGTGTCAATTATAGTCTCctagttccaatttatttagCTTGGGTTGTGAAATTTGCTGCAAACATTGAGAATTACATGAATGCAGTAGAAAGGGTTCTTGAGTACACACACTTTCCATCTGAGGAAGAAGACTTTTCCGAATTCCAGGCAGTTCATGCATCCTCAATGAATTCATCCAGACGAAGTTTCTTATTAAGAGGACGAGGAAAACATGACGAAATTGAAGAGGATGTTCGCGTTTCTGGAgactttttacaaaatgactCAGAGGGGTTGATCATACGGTTTAATTCAGTGTGTCTAGCTCCATCATTTGAATATAGAAGACTACCTGGGATACAGCAGGGTTTTTCTTTAGAGATACCCTATCGTCAAAAGGTTGGGATATGTGGACGTTCTGGAAGTGGGAAATCTACACTTCTCATGGGAATTGTTCGTCTCTCTCGGGTTTTGCAAGGTTCGATCACGATAAATGGTATTAACATTAATGCCATACCCCTCTCAAGACTTCGAAAATTTGTAATCACGATCCCTCAGGATGCTGTTCTCTTTTCAGGAACAATTCGAAGCAATCTTGATCCTGAAAATGACTTCTCCGATGAGTTAATATGGTCTACTCTTGATAAGGCGGACTGTGGTAAAACCGTGCGAAACTTTCCAGACGGACTCGATACATGTGTCACAGAAAATGGCGACAACTTTAGTTTGGGTCAGCGTCAAGAGTTGAACATTGTTAAAGCACTTCTAAGACGACCAAGGGTTGTCATACTGGATGAATCCACCTCAGCTTTAGATCCCAATAGAGAAGTAGCGCTTCATAATACCCTCTTAGAAGCATTTGAGGACTCTACATTGATCTCTGTTGCTCATCGCCTCTCTAATATCGTAGAATATGAACGAGTCTTAGTCATGGGTGAGGGTAGAATATTGGAGGATGGAAATCCTaaagaacttttaaaaaaacccatgGGGTTTTTCTCAGCACTCTGGAGAGCTGCTGGAGAAAAACCTCTTTCTTGA